The Bacteroidia bacterium genomic interval CGTGAGAGACTTCAAAGCCATTCAGCATTTGTATACCGAAGAAGATGTAAAGCTGGTCTCTGACTCTTATGACGCTTCTGCTGGCCTGTTTAACAATATGCTGCTCATCGTCAAAGAGGACTTACTCGATAAGAAAAAGCGAAAATTTATTCGGGAATATCCGGAAGATTATTCCAAGCAAATGATGGCCGATCTCTACCAGGCCAAGATCTTCTACGAAACCAATTATATGGCAGATGTCACCATGGTGACTAACGGACAGGTAACTGGTTTTGCCTGGTTAGGAACGGCGATCATGGTATTTGAATTGGCGAAAGAGGGATGGGCTGTTTTGCAGCAAGTGAAAGAAGGCTGGGACGACCTGAAAGAAAGTGCCATAGACAATAGATTGATTGAAAGATATAGGTTCAGACTTTGGGAAGAATTGTAATAGCATCTTTTCGTATGAAAACGTGTGTTTCACTTTTATTACTTTTCTTCCCGAGTCTGGTTATTTGCCAGGGCCTGATTATGGACGACGATCGTTACGACGAAGTCCCGATTCAGTCTGCCTACAATGACGGAAGTAAATCTGAGGAAAATGCCCTTAGTGGGAAATCAACCTACAGCCTAAAAGCCTATTGCCCGAAGGTAGAAGATCAGGGTAAGATTGCCACTTGTGTGGGTTGGGCAGTTGGTTATGCAGCTCTTTCCATCCAACAAGCCGTGAAAAATGAATGGAAGGGGCAGCAGGATGTCATAACTGAAAATGCCTTTTCCTCCATGTTCATCTTCAATCAAATCAAGATAACAGATTGCAACAATGGGTCCTTCATTGATTCAGCGATGTCTTTGTTGCAAAGGAAGGGAAACATCAGATCTGCTGACTTTGATACAGATAAATCGGATTGTTTGCGTATGCCTTCCAATCGGCAAATGGAAGAAGCCGCGGAGCATAAGATTGTGGATTATATGGCTTTGTTTCGCCGAAATGCTCCTGACAGGATCAAGATCAACAAAGTCAAATTGAGCTTACTCGAAAATAAACCGGTAATCTTTGGACTCATGGCTCCCAAAAGCTTTTCTGCCTCATCTATGGCTGGCAAAGCTATGTGGTTTCCCTCGCCGGGTGAAAGAGGTATCTTCGGCCATGCCCTAACGGTAATTGGATACGACGATGCACAGGGAGCTTTCGAGGTCATGAATAGTTGGGGGGAAGCCTGGGGAGAAGGAGGCTTTACCTGGATTCGCTACCAGGATTTTGCCAAATATGCCAGCTATGCCTTTCAGATGAGTTTGGATGAAAAAATAGAGAAGCAAAAAGTCTATAGCGGTAAATGCGCAATTCGGCAATTTGTGACTTTAATGAGTGATGGAGAGGCGGTTTTTAAAGATGTTTCGCTTGCTTTGAATGCCCGAAGAAAAGTGTATCAGCCCAAGAATCAGGCAGAAGGCATTTTGCGTGGGAAAGTCTTTCAGCTCATCATATCCCAGGTAAGTGCAGGCATGTATTTATATGCTTTTGGAATGGAAGCAGATGGCGAAATGAAAAGCTATTTCCCCAAGGAAAATGAAAGCCCGAAAATCACTGTTCCGGAAGTAGAACTGTTTATTCCCGGACCTGAATCGGGCATACAGTTTACGAAAGTCGGCAGGGAATACCTCATTCTACTTTTTTCTACCAAACCTATAGAAAATATAGAGGAAAAGCTGGCAGCAATCAGAGCAAAAGGAGGAAGCCTGGTACAAAGAATTTATGACGTATTTGGAGAAGCGGTCATACCTCAGGATTATATGGGATATTCTCAACGCTATATGCAGTTTCAAAATGAAATGCCTGAAGGAGAAATTATTCCTATGGTGCTGGAATTGAATATCAGTAAATAGAGCTTTTGAAGCCTAAATCAGTTTCAGGCGTTTCAGTAAATCCTTTTTATAACTGGGGCCTACCGGAATCTTATGAGATCCAACGGTCACTATATCCTCATGTAAGCCATCGATTTCTGTAATGTTGATGATGAAAGATCGATGCGTACGGATAAAGTCTTTAGAATTTAGCTTGCTTTCGAAGGTTTTGAGTGGAAAACTCATGAGGTATTCATTCTCCTGGGTAAAGACTTTGCAATAGCTTCGGTCAGCCTCTGCATAAAGGATATCTTTAATGAAGATCCGGATCATCTGATCCTTCTGCCTAACAAATATGCGATCCTCCAGGAGGTAGCTGTCATCTGCGTCTGAAAAAGAAACTTCCGTTTTTTCGGGAATCTGTTCTTCCTGATTACTCATCCTCAAAATGGCCAACTCAATTGCCCTTTCCAGGTCCAAACGCTTAAAAGGTTTAGAGATAAATGCATGAGGGCGGGTCGTTTTTGCACGATCGTAAGTTAATCTATCGGAATTTGCAGTCAGGAAGATGATCCCGATATTTTCTTCTCTTTGTTGGATTTCCTTAACTGTTTGTATCCCATCCAGTTCTCCTTTTAAATTGATATCTACCAGCATGATATCAATGTTATGGTCTTGTACTTGTTCTATCGCTTCTTCTCCGGAAGGAACTATATCAACCACTTCATAGCCCATTTTGCTTAGATTGAGGGAAATATCTGAGGCGATGATCATATCATCTTCCAGAATCAATATTTGAGGTCTCTGCATATAAAACGCTTCTTTTGGAGAAATGATTTAACATCAATGCTCCGTTTAGATAGATCTTGAATTACTTAGGCAACTTTGAATTGAATTTCAGTACTTATTCCTGCTTCACTACTGATATCCATTTTTGCTTGCATTTGTCTAACCAAAAGTTTTACCAGCTGACTTCCAAAGCCGGATCTGTTTTCCTGAGGGTCGAGGCCAACTCCATTATCGGATACTTTGAAATTGATAACTTTCCCTTCCTGTTTTTCCAGGCTGATCTGTATTTTACCCGACCTATTGTCCGGGAATGCATATTTCAGGGAATTGGTCAATAATTCATTGGCGATCAAGCCCAGAGGAATAGCCGTATCAACATCCATTTCAACTTCTTCTACCTGGTAGTCAATTTCTATTTGTTGAGTATCTATATTGAAGGTGTCAATAATGGTTTCACTTAGAACTTGCAGGTATTCCTTAATTTCAATGGCAGCCAGGTTCTCACCCTGGTATAATTTCTGATGGATCAATGCCATCGATCCTACTCTGCTTTGGCTATTTTTTACTGCTTCCTGTATTTGCGTATCCTCGATATGACTGGATTGCAAGCTCAATAAACTGGAAATGGTCTGTAGGTTATTTTTTACTCTATGGTGAATCTCTTTTAACAGGAGTTCATTGGTTGCATTGGTTTTTTGCAATTGGGTGTTAAGGCGATTCTGGCGACGGTAGGCCCATACACTCAGGAGAATCAATCCCGCCAATATCCCTATGACCAGAATCCCGTAAACTCGCTCTCGACTTTGCTGTTCAATGATTTGCTCCTTTTTCTCGGTATCGTATTTGATCTGCAATTCCGCTTTCAAGGATGCATAACGTTTACCCGCAAGGGAATCATTTAAGGTTCTGGATTCATGGGCAAAAGAGAGGGCATTCTGGTAATCCCCCAAATTCTCATAACAGGTAGAAACGTGGCTGTATATCTCCACAAAACGCTTGTCTATTCCATCCCTCCGATGTGCATGCGCAATAAAATCTTCGTAATAAGGGAGTGCCTCTTCGTATTTATTCTGAGCATAGAGTACATCTGCGATGCTTTCTTTAAATCCATCAGCATCTCTTACATCCTCGACCTGAGTTTTACATATTTCCCATCCCAATAGGGCATCCTCTAGCGCACGATCATATTGGCCATTGGCTCGAAGTGCTTCTGCACGCCAGGAATACGCACGCATCAACATGGTAGGGATTTCTTCTGAATAGGCCTCCATGAGCGCAACCGATTTCTCTCCATGCTCAAGGGCTTTTTCCAGATTTCCCAACTGAATATGGGGTTGAACCGAATGAAAATAGGCCATAGCGAGGTCGGTGGTATCTTGCAACTCCAGCAATAATTCAAGCGCCTTTTCTGAATTTGATACAGAAAGTTCATACTCTTCCAAAGATCGATTGAGCCCCGCAAGGCTATAATATGAATTAGCAATCCCTGCCTTATCGCCCATTTTTTCGCTTACCTCAAGGCTTTTCATGGTGTATTCCTGAGCAATCTGCGGATTTTCAGCCATATAGCTCGAAGCCAGATTACGGTAAGTCTTCGCTATTCGAGCAAGTTCATCGGTTTTGAGGAGTTGTTCTAAGGCTTTCAGATCATGATAGATCATCGAATCATTTCTCGCTGGCATTTCTTTTTTTAGATGCCAATAGGCCAAATTATCATGTGCCTCAGCTATTTGAAGTGGACTGCCCTCTTTATAGGTCCGCTGCAATAGTTTCTGTGAAGCCTCAAAAAGCTCTTCATAATTGTGGGTCTCATATAAATTTACAATCTCACCAAAGAGTTGTGAAGTGATACTATCTATTGAGATTGTATCGGAGGGAGGAGTTTGAGGAAATACTCGAAGATTAACTCCAAAAATGAACAATAGAGAGAGGAGAAATAGGGGGATTCTCATGACAAGGCTTTATCTGTAAACGAAAGAATAGATAAATGATTTCAATATATCGTAATATTTTTGTTGAATTTAATACTAGTTTTATCTATTTCATACATGGGTTTTCTCATACTTTGAAAAGCACTTGCATGCAATTCCCCTGAAAATGAATTTCATCCTACCTTCCCGCAATATGATTTAAAAAGATAAATAGATATTTTATCTGCTCACTCATTTTCATCCCAACCCATGCTCCCCAACATTGACCCCAATTGGATTATCGTAGACGGCTTTCCGTTGATTTTTAGCCTCCTCTCCTGGACGATGCTCCTGCTTTTGGGTGTATGGATGTGGTTGAGAAAAAAACAGGAAGAACTACAGACGGGTGAGAAAGAAACAAGCAGCTTGAGCAAAGCTGCTTTAAACCGGAAACAAAATCAGATTTACAAAAGAGCAGGAACGATCTTACTGGTTTTGGGTGCTCTTGGGGGATTTCTCCCTTCTATCCTAAAGCTCCTGACGACTGGACATGTATGGTCAGTCAATGAACAAGGGCCCCATCCATCAGTAGATGCTTCTTTATATTTCCATATTCCCCTGGCGGTGATATGGGTGAGTCTTGCCGCTGTCCAACTCTGGTCCGGACAAGTGGCAAAGAGACGAAAAATTCATAGAAGAGTGGGCTATTTGGCAGCAGGAGCAGGCATCCTTGGAATTGGCATTGTCGGCGCCTGGATCTGGCCTTTGCTCAATGATTTTTCGCAAGGCCTTGAAAGTCCTACAGCCGGCGCAGGAATCTATACCATTCTGCTCGGTTTCGGGGTCATTATAAACGGAAGCCTGACGATTTATCATGCCAAAAAGCAAAACCTTCAGCTTCATAAGGATTTCGCCTTGATGACTTTATTCTGGACCCTGGAACCCGGCATTCATCGATTGTATATGTGGCTGATGAGACTCATCTGCTGGGATTGCTGGTCTCCCGAAAATACCCAGGATATGGGCATCGCTATTGCCAAATTACCTGCAAATATCAGCCTCATTTTTTGGGCCCTGCTTATGGCCTATTTCGCCCGAAGACTCAACAAAGTCATTCTCTTCAATATCCTGGGGCAATATATGCTCTGGATACTGGGAAGCTTTGCACTAATCAGCCTGTATCAGGGAACAGAAATTGCCTGGGGCATGGTCCTGATCTCTCTATTGATTGCTTTTGCAGTGGGAAAATTGTCTCAAAATTCCCAATGATTTGCCAGCCGTAGGCCTAAACAATTGGGCTATTCTTTCAATTCATCTAAGGAAGTAAATTTCCCGGGCTCTGCCTTGCTGGCACGAGGCCTTTACTACAAAACTACTCAGTTCCCCTTTTTGCCTATAAATTAGCTACACATAGAAAAGTAAAAGCCCCTTAAGTTTCTCATATAGCTTAATTTAGTATAAATATGCATCCGTCAATACTACACGCGATTTCTTAGTGAATACTCATATATGTTTTTTTCTATTTATTGGGATGCACTAACTTATGACTCGCGCTAACTCAACAGCAAAATATCATTAGAAAAATGACAAAACCCCCAATCTTTCATGGCTTAAATCCAGACCAGGCACTGGAAGCTCAGGTAGATGGTTCCTTCGTAAAAATTGGAGGCGAGGATTACTATAAAATTTCCCATTTCGACAAGATGCGCCCCTTCTTTATGAGCATCGTTAGCTCCGGAGATTTGTGGATGTTTGTCTCAAGTAAAGGAGGACTGACGGCAGGTCGAAAAAATCCTCAATTCGCACTTTTCCCTTACTATACTGATGATAAAATTCATGATTCAGGAGAACTGACTGGGAGTAAGTCCATATTTTTTATTCATAAGGAAGGGAGAAAGTATCTCTGGGAACCTTTTTCTGTAAGAGGAGAAGGAATATATAAGGTGCAAAGAAATATCTATAAGCATACCTATGGCAATAAGTTGATTTTTGAAGAAATCAATGAAAGCTTACAAGTATCCTTTCGCTATGCCTGGGAAAGCAGTGAGAAATTTGGCTGGGTAAGAAGAGCTGTTCTCAAAAACCTGAGTCAGGAAGAGCAAAAAATAGAGCTGCTGGACGGTATGCAAAACCTCCTGCCTTATGGAGTAAATCTGGATATGCAGACGGAATTGAGTACCCTGGTAGATGCCTACAAGAAAAATGAATTGGATGCAGGAAGTGGAATGGGCATTTATTCGCTTAGCTCTATCCTGGTAGATAAACCCGAACCCAGTGAGTCCTTAAAAGCAACTAGTGTTTGGTCCATGGGATTGACGGATAGCCAGCATCTCCTTTCCTCTGTCCAATTGGATGATTTTCGAAAAGGAAGGACACTCAGAGAAGAAAAAGATGTGCGGGCCGAAAGAGGCGCTTATTTTTTGCATAGCCAACTCGATTTAAAAGGAGGTGAAGCCAAAGAATGGTATATGGTTGCCGAGCTAAACCAGAGCCATGCTGATTTGACGACATTGATTGGCCGACTAAAGAAAGAAGATTCACTTCTGACGGAATTGAAGCAAGACATTGCAAATGGAACAGAAAAGCTGGCCCTGATTGTAGCTAATGCTGATGCTTTTCAGCAAACCGCAGATCAGCTATCAATGACTCGACATTTCTCCAATGTGCTTTTCAATGTGATGCGGGGAGGAATTTTTGACCAGGGCTATCAAATTTCTCGTTCAGATGTTGGAGAATTTATCCAAAAGTGGAACCAGAAAGTCTATGATCGATCCAAAGCTTTGCTGGATACGTTGGATGAAAAAACTTCAATAGGACAACTTAAGCAACTGGCAGAGGAAAGTGGAGATCCTCAATTCATTCGCATGGCTAATGAATATTTGCCTCTGACCTTTAGTAGAAGACATGGAGATCCCAGTAGACCCTGGAATTTTTTCTCCATTGAAACCCAGGACGAACATGGATCTCCGATTCTCAATTTTCAGGGAAACTGGAGAGATATTTTTCAAAATTGGGAGGCCCTTTGTGTTTCCTATCCGGAATACACAGAGAGTATCATTTACAAATTCCTCAATGCATCTACCGCAGATGGATACAATCCCTATCGAATTACCCGTGATGGTATAGACTGGGAAGTGATTGATCCGCATGATCCCTGGTCCTTTATTGGCTACTGGGGAGATCATCAGATCATATATCTTCTGAAATTGATGGAGCTTTCGAAAAAGCATCATCCAGACGTATTGGAAAATTCCCTGCAGAAAGAAATTTTTGTCTACGCCAATGTGCCTTATAAGATCAAAGCTTTTGAGCAACTTCTGGCTGACCCACGGGATACAATCATTTTTGATGAAGCCCTGCACTCAAAGATAGATGAGCTCCAAAAGGAAATAGGAGCGGATGGGAAGTTGATTCTGGGAGCAAATGCAGAACCCTTTTGTGTAAATCTGGCAGAAAAATTATTGCTCACCGCTTTGACCAAACTTAGCAACTTCGTTCCCGAAGGAGGAATCTGGATGAATACCCAACGCCCCGAATGGAATGATGCAAATAATGCCCTGGTAGGTTATGGAATTTCTATGGTTACCCTCTGCTATTTGAGAAGGTATTTAAAATTCCTCAAAGATCTGTTCCAGAACGATCGTTCGGAAAATATTGAATTGACAGGAGAACTAACTTCTTTGTTTCAATCCATCCATGAGGTTTTTCAGCATCATCACCAAGCCCTTGAGGGTCCCATCAATCCAAAAGAACGGATGGATATTCTAAAAGGCCTGGGCTTGGCTGGAGAACGCTATAGACAGCAAGTTTATGAAGGCGGATTTTCTGCTTCCAAAGGGGAATTGAGTAAGAAAGAGCTGCAGGAATTTTTTGACCTAAGTCTGGAATTCCTGGATCATAGCATACGCGCTAATAAGCGCGAGGATCACCTCTATCATTCTTATAATTTACTAGAAGCGGATGGAGATGAGTTGGAAATCAGGTATTTATATGAAATGCTGGAGGGGCAGGTAGCCGTTTTAAGTACAGGATTGCTTTCTGTAGATGAAAGTCTGGAACTTTTGACGGCCTTGAAAAAGAGCAAATTGTATCGGGAAGATCAGTATAGTTATCTGCTATATCCGGATCGACAGCTTCCACGTTTCAGACAAAAGAATCGTATTCCTAAAGCAGAGCTGAACAAGTTAGAAATACTAACGTCCTGGATCGAAAAAGGAGACACAAGAATCCTGGAACAGGATGAGGAAGGTATCTCCCATTTTTCCGGAAACTTTAGAAATGCAGTTGACCTCAAAGAAGCTTTGGATCAGCTTAAGTCTGAACAGGAGATTAGTGCGAAAGAAGAGGAAGTCATTCTAGATATTTTCGAGTTGGTTTTTGATCACAAATCCTTTACCGGTCGTTCGGGAACATTTTACGGCTATGAAGGCCTGGGCAGTATTTACTGGCACATGGTTTCAAAATTGGTATTGGCAGTCAATGAAATTTTCTTCCGCTTTCCCAAAGAAGAAATGAGTTCTGCTCAGTTTGGGCAATTGGTCGAATTCTATTATGAAATTCGAGCAGGTTTAGGATTAAATAAAAATCCAGAGTTGTATGGCTCCTTCCCAACGGACCCGTATTCTCATACTCCGGGAAATGCAGGAGCTCAGCAGCCGGGTATGACTGGACAGGTGAAAGAAGACATACTTTCAAGAATGGGAGAACTGGGTATGATTGTTGAAAATGGTCAAATCCATTTCAATCCGATCTTTTTACGAAAAGCCGAGTTCCAGACTGAGTCTTCAACTTTTAACTTCTATTCTGAAAAGGGAGAAATCCAAAAACTCGATCTGCCCCCCAATTCTTTGGCTTTTACCTACTGCCAGACTCCGATCATTTATAAGGTCTCAGAACAAAAAGAAATTAGGGTTCATAAAAAAGGCGGGCAGACTGAAAAAATTGAAGGTTTGAGTCTTGGTGAAAAGATTAGTGAATCTTTATTTAAGCGGGATGGAAGCATCCATTATCTGGAGGTGAGTTTGGAAGCGCTTCTCTAGGAAGGGCGCCGGAATGAAATAAAAAATTCCAAGCCTCCTGGCCTTAAGATCCCGAAATGCAGAAAAGCAATCTCCTTTCCTATAGAGTAAGGAGATTGCTTCGCTTTTTTCATTGGACCTGTGATATCCCTAATTTATGTAGATCATTCATAAGCCATTCATTCAGGCCTCCAAAGAAATCAAATGAATAAATACCCTTGCTTCCTCCTATTTAGCCTGAGCTTAGTACTTTCCTGCTCACAAAGAGTCCCCTCTAAAGGAAATTCTTCTTTATTCGACTTTCATCCTGAAAAATCTTCTTTCATTTCCCTTAGGAATGAACAGGATATTCCTAACAAAGGAGGCCATATACAGGGAGTACAGCTTTACCAAAAAGGAGATGAGTCCTATTATTTCCTTACGGGGAGTTCTGCGAATCAATCCTATTTGGCTATTGCAGATGTGCAAACTCTGAAAGTCATTTCCGTTCAAAAACTGCTGGATGATCCATATCGGCATGCGGGAGGCTTTCAAATCATAGATGATCTTTTATTTGTGGGGATTGAGGACAATGTTGAAAAGGACAAATCCTTGGTGTTGGGCTATCGTATTCTTGATCCTGCCAAAGGAGAATTAGCTTTACTCACCAAAATAAAAAGAGAGGGGATTTACAAGAAGGCTACTGCAGGTTCTGTAGCTGCTACCAAAACGAAACACCATCTTTGGATATGTGTCGGGAACTGGGATAATCATGACCTGGATGTTTACCAATTAGCCCTGGATCAACTGGGTAATTCGGAAACAATACCTGAATTACGGTTTAGCATCAATTCTGAAAAACTGGATAGGAGTGCCTGGGTAGAAAAATCCTGGTTTTCTTACCAGAATATCAATTTCTTCAGGAAGAATGAAAGCCTTTTTCTGGCAGCTATGGCAGAAGAGAGGCTGGGAGGCAAGCAGCTCCTGGATATATTTGTATGTGATGTGGAAAAGGATGACCTGGGCTTAAAAAAAGTCTTTCACCAAAAGTTCCCTAAAAATGGAGAGGCTGGATTTCGCTGGGGTGGGGGAGTGTATGTGGATGAAACGGCTAAACTGAAGCTGATGGCCTGCGGAGAGCAAATCTTAAATGAAATTGAAGTTCGCATCTGGGAGTAAGCCGAGCAGTTTGATATTTTTAAAAAAAAGGCTGACCCATCTGGACCAGCCTTTTTTATGCTAAGAAAGTACATTCCTAGTGCTCATGATCCTCCCCATGCTCATGATCGTGATCTGCTCCTTCCTTTTCCATATGATTGTGTCCATCAGCTACATGATCCGCCTGCGCGACATAAGTCATACCGCAAACGGGACATTCCCCTGCTTCCTCGCTACCACTACCTTCACAATGCATAGGACATACATAGGCAGATGTATAAGCGACTCCTTCTCCATGTGCGGCATGACCCTCATCTGAATCATGACCAGCTTCATGATCATGTCCTTCTTCTGCATGTGTTTCATGGCTGTGTTCGCCTTCAGCTGAATGACCTTTCTCTCCACAAGCGGAGAAAAATAACATCACACCCAGTCCAAGAACAAGTATTTGAATGATCTTGATAACTTTCATTTTATTTAAAGATTATTGATTGAAAGGATAATTAATTGATTTTTATATGTTCAGAAAGGACAGCCTCAACGCTGCCACATTTCAGCATTTTATCTCCGAAATAAGGATTGAGCACCTGATTTTCTGCACTCAACCAATTTGCTCCTGTATTGTCCATAGCCATAGGACAGTGCTGGACATACAGGGTGTCAGTATAACCAAAAGCCTGAAGCGAATTGATCAGGGCCATCGAGAGAAAGCTGAATTGCTTTCTTTGCTCTTCTACATCCTCGCTCCCTGCAATCTTTTTGCCATGTGTTTCAAGGGCCTTTAATTGAGTCATCCAATAATTATGTGCATCTCCTGTGAGATCGCCCATATTCACAGCAGACAATGAGGCCGAAAATTCCGTGACTCCTTTTTGTGCAGCAACTTGATCGCTTTCCACTAAAGCATCTTTCAAGTTGAGATAGGCCGTAGCTGCTTCGCTCAATTGAGTTACAAAACTGGCGGGAGTGCTGCTGCGATAATTAGGTACAGCCGTCCCATCCATTTCTTCTTCCAACCAGCGATTCATCATGCTATTTTGATTGTTGAGTTGAGCCGCGGCATCTATACTAAAACTTCCCTGGCTGACAATCTCTTCTCCCGCTTTCAGCCCTGATGCTACCACATACTGATTGCCCATTCTTTCTCCAAGCTCCACTTCCCGAAATTCATATGTGGGGACTGCCGTTCCCCCTTTTTGTACATAGACGATCGAACGTTTTCCCGTCCATAGAACAGCCGATTTTGGGATCATCAGGCTTTCTTTGCTATCTCCAGCCGATTGTAACTCCCCATTGATAAACATCTCCGGTTTCAATTTTTGTCCCCGATTGATGATCTCACCGCGTATAGCAGCAGCCCTTGTATTCGGATTGATGACGGGATCGATAAAACTCACACGGGTTTCAAACGTCTTGCCGGGTACAGCTGCAGTCGTAAAGCTGATCTTATCTCCAAGATGAATTTGGCCTAAATCCTCTTCATAGGCATCAAAAATGAGCCAAAGGCGATTGAGGCTTTGTAACTCAAATAATAAATCTCCCGGATCAACATGGTCGCCAAGAGATACTTTTCTCTCCTTAACGATACCAGAAGCATCCGCATACAGGGTAAAGGTTCCCATGACCTCTTTGCTTTTTTCTATCTGGGCAATCTGCTCCGGCGAAATCTTCCAGTATTCCAGCTTTTTTCTGGCAGCTTCCAGCAAATCCGGATTGTCTTTGGCAAACTTCAGAGCCTGCAATAGTTCCTCCTGTGCGGTAAAGAGTTCGGGGGAATAAATATCTGCAAGCTTTTGCCCCCTTCTCACTTGCTCACCTGTAAAACTCACATAG includes:
- a CDS encoding efflux RND transporter periplasmic adaptor subunit, translated to MNLKINKQILLTAISMLALGFLIAWVIKPGGETAHQHEHTNEKAGTNFWTCSMHPHIRQAEAGLCPICEMDLIPAESSSSSNPMELEMSEEAVKLAQIETIRIGTGRSSGKTLRMSGKIQADERLGVSQVAHVPGRIEKLYVSFTGEQVRRGQKLADIYSPELFTAQEELLQALKFAKDNPDLLEAARKKLEYWKISPEQIAQIEKSKEVMGTFTLYADASGIVKERKVSLGDHVDPGDLLFELQSLNRLWLIFDAYEEDLGQIHLGDKISFTTAAVPGKTFETRVSFIDPVINPNTRAAAIRGEIINRGQKLKPEMFINGELQSAGDSKESLMIPKSAVLWTGKRSIVYVQKGGTAVPTYEFREVELGERMGNQYVVASGLKAGEEIVSQGSFSIDAAAQLNNQNSMMNRWLEEEMDGTAVPNYRSSTPASFVTQLSEAATAYLNLKDALVESDQVAAQKGVTEFSASLSAVNMGDLTGDAHNYWMTQLKALETHGKKIAGSEDVEEQRKQFSFLSMALINSLQAFGYTDTLYVQHCPMAMDNTGANWLSAENQVLNPYFGDKMLKCGSVEAVLSEHIKIN
- a CDS encoding sensor histidine kinase; amino-acid sequence: MRIPLFLLSLLFIFGVNLRVFPQTPPSDTISIDSITSQLFGEIVNLYETHNYEELFEASQKLLQRTYKEGSPLQIAEAHDNLAYWHLKKEMPARNDSMIYHDLKALEQLLKTDELARIAKTYRNLASSYMAENPQIAQEYTMKSLEVSEKMGDKAGIANSYYSLAGLNRSLEEYELSVSNSEKALELLLELQDTTDLAMAYFHSVQPHIQLGNLEKALEHGEKSVALMEAYSEEIPTMLMRAYSWRAEALRANGQYDRALEDALLGWEICKTQVEDVRDADGFKESIADVLYAQNKYEEALPYYEDFIAHAHRRDGIDKRFVEIYSHVSTCYENLGDYQNALSFAHESRTLNDSLAGKRYASLKAELQIKYDTEKKEQIIEQQSRERVYGILVIGILAGLILLSVWAYRRQNRLNTQLQKTNATNELLLKEIHHRVKNNLQTISSLLSLQSSHIEDTQIQEAVKNSQSRVGSMALIHQKLYQGENLAAIEIKEYLQVLSETIIDTFNIDTQQIEIDYQVEEVEMDVDTAIPLGLIANELLTNSLKYAFPDNRSGKIQISLEKQEGKVINFKVSDNGVGLDPQENRSGFGSQLVKLLVRQMQAKMDISSEAGISTEIQFKVA
- a CDS encoding C1 family peptidase — encoded protein: MKTCVSLLLLFFPSLVICQGLIMDDDRYDEVPIQSAYNDGSKSEENALSGKSTYSLKAYCPKVEDQGKIATCVGWAVGYAALSIQQAVKNEWKGQQDVITENAFSSMFIFNQIKITDCNNGSFIDSAMSLLQRKGNIRSADFDTDKSDCLRMPSNRQMEEAAEHKIVDYMALFRRNAPDRIKINKVKLSLLENKPVIFGLMAPKSFSASSMAGKAMWFPSPGERGIFGHALTVIGYDDAQGAFEVMNSWGEAWGEGGFTWIRYQDFAKYASYAFQMSLDEKIEKQKVYSGKCAIRQFVTLMSDGEAVFKDVSLALNARRKVYQPKNQAEGILRGKVFQLIISQVSAGMYLYAFGMEADGEMKSYFPKENESPKITVPEVELFIPGPESGIQFTKVGREYLILLFSTKPIENIEEKLAAIRAKGGSLVQRIYDVFGEAVIPQDYMGYSQRYMQFQNEMPEGEIIPMVLELNISK
- a CDS encoding response regulator, whose product is MQRPQILILEDDMIIASDISLNLSKMGYEVVDIVPSGEEAIEQVQDHNIDIMLVDINLKGELDGIQTVKEIQQREENIGIIFLTANSDRLTYDRAKTTRPHAFISKPFKRLDLERAIELAILRMSNQEEQIPEKTEVSFSDADDSYLLEDRIFVRQKDQMIRIFIKDILYAEADRSYCKVFTQENEYLMSFPLKTFESKLNSKDFIRTHRSFIINITEIDGLHEDIVTVGSHKIPVGPSYKKDLLKRLKLI
- a CDS encoding heavy metal-binding domain-containing protein, which produces MKVIKIIQILVLGLGVMLFFSACGEKGHSAEGEHSHETHAEEGHDHEAGHDSDEGHAAHGEGVAYTSAYVCPMHCEGSGSEEAGECPVCGMTYVAQADHVADGHNHMEKEGADHDHEHGEDHEH
- a CDS encoding DUF2306 domain-containing protein, giving the protein MLPNIDPNWIIVDGFPLIFSLLSWTMLLLLGVWMWLRKKQEELQTGEKETSSLSKAALNRKQNQIYKRAGTILLVLGALGGFLPSILKLLTTGHVWSVNEQGPHPSVDASLYFHIPLAVIWVSLAAVQLWSGQVAKRRKIHRRVGYLAAGAGILGIGIVGAWIWPLLNDFSQGLESPTAGAGIYTILLGFGVIINGSLTIYHAKKQNLQLHKDFALMTLFWTLEPGIHRLYMWLMRLICWDCWSPENTQDMGIAIAKLPANISLIFWALLMAYFARRLNKVILFNILGQYMLWILGSFALISLYQGTEIAWGMVLISLLIAFAVGKLSQNSQ